A region of Marasmius oreades isolate 03SP1 chromosome 9, whole genome shotgun sequence DNA encodes the following proteins:
- a CDS encoding uncharacterized protein (BUSCO:EOG092604ML) encodes METISRLRSALLNALGSGGSQYAEQEVFDELMVHKARLVKVFDVGLRNIEHQKEIESGKTFINGKQVAINPEFARQVVFLSQQLECSERYIAGLLNDVMAQNPNVSAVNCVETTILEFHQRRRNLADSLRILMQVTEIGVSEDTSEFYRNVAQFVVAEIIPPERLRTSRGVIPFAHRLFKEMEHLGTVLSRVDAARRNAQSNTVIPPGQGTMTVGSDILNGRYDSLKYERRTLATAFYHLLHAGYFSPSELKLVVEWLQVNPNHGMTYYVLTALLAALDPASTDSRAGKFRALLANDPASVSFMTQKLAPTSSWKEPGLKAVILLEWTLFLTWHRHNNPQLQNREGFRTEELELQIWNAVQGDLFTYLSVAVLQLQRRYGGPLIPSLLVNLVPSQEQQEQREVPSDDFKLHVLSAFEALIRMLITHASSELRKIKQRQEDLVLASARDRNRAATGRYGGGVGGGGGDSTQEAADRSSPRNDIAMLYSFIGILYTSLPEESALQFWGAGPNAETRPPTYLEQLETTAGRLPAFLQWAIWSTQAHDSTMSMSLYDMLAGLAKGQHCSELAYNFMAKGGGEVISGSSLPTGGGSASSVSWDVIFGILDAWASGPAAARSAMPNPLPQNSFGGSQSTAHQVQQSQIGLSITPKDVLLAQSFLRLLSAVVTYSTAVRVAISGHSHFRAIPTLVSLIPLSVPLELKGMLFETLAAFCQPGAGVPGVEICKAVWTLMEKLEVINVRASTGGFGVFRPVKGVEVELEEVEATHGLYPATIPFLKLLSTLIHTQKRIPFRDRVADRASVSTVPDTLGQPYRLPGIGPFVAFVIDNVFSRIPSREYLRPSERWQINDLCLCFVERAIASYDLESFLLATESNELKNNTITPYLVHPGYDIMNRLLTDGGERPLHQSLLSYIIEGLQGFEKGFAKEEPYFESTIVRVLRIVLRVLEIQDIFLDVLIPLLNDLDGTPLVETVHHRSHYTAFDKTLSFVPQAIPALGAYVSYPSHFEIVFLSVKILSILSKSTAFTNLAALVERSDESDRILTGYVNLLQVESSEDVSTAETIAEQGTGAGAPDISSPPVPLEQATRVAALDLLLQNTESNRPYPNFAHFLLFGSTQNNQGIQDPHALGSRRTCIHVILDLLNLGIPKLKGRVKDRTHALQMAPLFATLPALAERCYHIIYQLCVQPRTSGFSMRYLRTREDFFARHLAAIPSQVPEDYNEPCIQVQYQDGSRVTTTTATLSSFLRSRSWIFNLVALDLHVLTNKGQHAAVSELLNILYGNESPSEDPDVWEDEMSRPFREVGQSHLRIIGLVQSHTFDWSDTLEVRSVQLQFLDKLNLLSCVRKDSSGCEIIDRSELLSLLSAARRTLFSRNTIVTPVQAEQLNLETNYILESCAVENHRRQILYATSTGFEAWRRLLDTTLSKCFHRLPHDHRENMLFDILHVLPPIINSGNVDDSTTVLLSGVILSSITKLREDRRHQVILQSAGGDPDSGVLPAERLYAILRSFLACIVNSSGTEFVRGNLYAALINYIHLISSSDDLSPSHRTIDGLHLSLLKSNNRADDSADFMAVVPSTRSQSSHQTVQANSLSLMKPSLERLVTIISRDAIDGTEVWRTVAFLLLDSLVQLSAFDKHHPITNFVVRHGILSNFVQGLNDSDLLLQSILKPDPDDLNPLYVYEAKMSFFIRLAQTRAGAERLLEAHLIPVLAQCDYLDARPEADSSFVDHDTFLPSAIQRYHQLFMPSLQLVNAMLATLSAKHATASSQILDFLSRHSSTIVILLKNETDDASLALLEEIHLLVSLGAQVLPLVPRTELLSTHSGFGAINSAILSLSTRCLANGPWIENIKPQTDAEITDANTPASGFGPESKFDANVRRTGKILQKALVAYAGAISDFTEPEINPVLSPIHTLSRHEERGHFLATIPTLGDALEALATLCNDLAGTLRQISDISAELSSKALVAVDNIHEMVHDVDFDFIQDLEIEQKRSLVCRELQRIRHLATNDARLTISTVEMVLLLLWRHIGYYGENENQTPKNPGSSTLGGSAMRFLAAPEPENLRLEVGRKLQPSLQRLQSLVDDESLGEEWQANQAYVEIMCRRIRDSVGLHDAELMPSDDNP; translated from the exons ATGGAGACGATTTCTCGGCTTCGTTCTGCTCTTCTCAATGCTTTGGGTAGTGGAGGATCGCAGTACGCAGAACAAGAAGTATTTGACGAGCTCATGGTTCACAAGGCGCGTTTGGTGAAAGTCTTCGATGTGGGGCTACGGAATATTGAACATCAGAAGGAAATAGAATCTG GCAAAACCTTCATAAACGGCAAGCAAGTCGCAATCAACCCAGAGTTCGCGAGACAGGTCGTATTCCTTTCCCAACAGCTCGAGTGCTCAGAACGCTACATAGCCGGTTTACTTAATGATGTTATGGCTCAAAACCCTAACGTCAGCGCGGTGAACTGCGTCGAAACAACAATCCTCGAGTTTCACCAACGCCGTCGGAATCTCGCAGATTCCCTGCGCATCTTGATGCAGGTTACCGAGATTGGAGTCTCCGAAGACACTTCCGAATTTTACCGAAATGTTGCACAATTTGTCGTTGCAGAGATTATCCCACCCGAGCGACTACGGACTAGTCGTGGTGTAATTCCTTTCGCACACCGCCTCTTCAAAGAGATGGAGCACTTGGGCACGGTTTTATCTCGGGTAGATGCTGCGAGGAGAAATGCTCAAAGTAACACCGTCATACCGCCTGGCCAAG GTACCATGACCGTCGGATCTGATATTTTGAATGGCCGATACGATTCTCTGAAGTACGAGCGAAGGACGTTGGCGACCGCTTTCTATCATCTACTTCACGCTGGCTACTTCTCGCCATCAGAACTCAAGCTCGTCGTGGAATGGCTACAAGTCAATCCCAACCACGGCATGACTTATTACGTCCTCACAGCACTTCTGGCCGCACTAGACCCTGCCAGTACTGATAGTCGAGCTGGCAAGTTCCGTGCTCTTCTCGCCAACGACCCAGCAAGCGTTTCATTCATGACCCAAAAGCTGGCGCCGACATCGTCCTGGAAAGAGCCCGGATTGAAGGCCGTCATTCTCCTCGAGTGGACATTATTTCTTACTTGGCATCGGCACAACAATCCTCAGCTCCAAAATAGAGAAGGATTCCGCACGGAGGAGTTGGAACTCCAGATCTGGAATGCAGTACAAGGCGACCTCTTCACGTACCTCAGTGTCGCGGTCCTTCAGCTGCAGCGAAGATATGGAGGCCCTCTCATCCCATCGCTTCTTGTCAATCTCGTGCCTTCGCAGGAACAGCAGGAACAACGGGAAGTTCCTTCAGACGATTTCAAGTTGCATGTGTTGTCAGCTTTCGAGGCCTTAATCCGAATGTTGATCACACATGCATCCTCTGAACTGCGAAAAATCAAGCAACGTCAGGAGGATCTCGTTCTGGCGAGTGCTCGTGACCGTAATCGCGCAGCCACAGGTCGTTACGGTGGTGGAGtgggagggggagggggagacTCGACGCAAGAAGCAGCGGATCGATCTTCTCCTCGAAACGATATAGCCATGCTCTATTCATTCATCGGAATTTTGTACACTTCTCTTCCCGAAGAGTCCGCTTTGCAGTTTTGGGGAGCGGGGCCCAATGCAGAGACCCGACCGCCAACTTACCTGGAGCAGCTCGAGACAACCGCCGGTCGATTACCAGCGTTTTTGCAATGGGCAATATGGTCTACGCAGGCTCACGATTCGACCATGTCGATGTCGTTATATGACATGTTAGCCGGTCTAGCAAAGGGACAACATTGTAGCGAGTTGGCCTACAATTTCATGGCTAAAGGTGGAGGAGAAGTTATCTCTGGCAGTTCCTTACCCACAGGTGGTGGAAGTGCGTCTTCGGTTTCGTGGGACGTCATCTTTGGTATTCTAGATGCCTGGGCCTCTGGACCCGCTGCGGCACGAAGTGCGATGCCGAATCCTCTACCCCAGAATTCGTTCGGTGGGAGTCAATCTACTGCTCACCAAGTCCAACAGTCACAGATCGGATTGTCCATTACCCCGAAAGATGTGCTACTCGCGCAATCTTTTCTTCGTTTGCTGTCTGCAGTGGTCACGTATTCAACCGCAGTCCGCGTCGCTATCTCTGGCCATTCTCATTTCCGTGCTATTCCCACACTGGTTTCCCTCATTCCTCTAAGCGTACCACTTGAGTTGAAAGGCATGCTTTTCGAGACCCTCGCGGCATTTTGTCAGCCTGGTGCGGGCGTTCCTGGAGTGGAAATATGCAAAGCCGTCTGGacacttatggaaaaactggAGGTTATCAATGTCCGTGCTTCCACAGGTGGTTTCGGAGTCTTTCGCCCTGTAAAAGGTGTGGAGGTGGAACTTGAGGAGGTTGAAGCCACGCATGGACTTTATCCTGCAACCATTCCCTTCCTCAAGTTGCTGAGCACATTGATTCATACGCAGAAACGGATACCGTTCAGGGATCGAGTAGCAGACCGTGCTTCTGTAAGCACTGTCCCCGATACCTTAGGGCAACCCTACCGGTTGCCAGGTATAGGACCCTTCGTGGCGTTCGTTATTGACAACGTATTCTCGAGAATACCGTCTCGAGAGTATCTTCGCCCTTCTGAGCGATGGCAGATCAATGATTTGTGTTTATGCTTTGTGGAACGAGCGATTGCTAGTTACGACCTCGAGTCCTTCCTTCTGGCGACGGAATCAAATGAACTGAAGAACAACACGATAACACCCTATCTCGTCCACCCAGGGTACGACATCATGAACCGATTGCTCACGGATGGAGGCGAACGCCCGTTGCACCAGTCGCTTCTCTCTTACATCATCGAGGGACTTCAGGGCTTCGAAAAGGGTTTTGCCAAGGAGGAGCCATATTTTGAAAGCACTATCGTGAGGGTGCTCAGAATCGTGCTTCGGGTGTTGGAGATTCAAGACATCTTCTTGGACGTTCTTATTCCGCTACTAAATGATCTCGATGGAACACCTCTTGTAGAAACAGTACACCATCGTTCTCACTACACCGCGTTCGATAAGACTTTGTCGTTTGTCCCTCAAGCAATTCCTGCTCTAGGAGCATACGTCTCCTACCCTTCTCATTTCGAAATCGTTTTTCTCTCCGTGAAGATCCTCTCTATCTTATCAAAATCGACCGCATTCACAAATCTAGCAGCCTTGGTTGAACGGAGCGACGAATCGGACCGTATATTGACAGGATACGTTAACCTTTTGCAGGTAGAGAGCTCTGAGGACGTCTCTACGGCAGAAACTATTGCGGAACAGGGTACCGGTGCCGGTGCTCCTGATATCAGTAGTCCCCCTGTACCACTTGAACAGGCTACAAGAGTAGCTGCCCTTGATCTTTTACTTCAGAACACAGAGTCCAATCGGCCCTACCCCAATTTTGCTCATTTTTTATTGTTCGGCTCCACGCAAAACAATCAAGGGATCCAGGATCCCCATGCTCTCGGATCAAGGAGGACATGTATTCATGTTATCTTGGATCTATTAAACCTAGGCATACCAAAATTAAAAGGGAGAGTGAAAGATCGGACCCACGCCCTCCAAATGGCGCCTCTGTTTGCCACTCTTCCAGCCTTGGCAGAGCGATGCTACCACATCATATACCAGCTTTGTGTTCAACCTCGAACCTCAGGATTTTCGATGCGCTACCTTCGCACCCGGGAAGATTTCTTTGCCCGTCACTTGGCCGCCATTCCTTCTCAGGTTCCCGAGGATTATAACGAACCTTGCATACAGGTCCAATATCAGGATGGTTCCCGCGTAACAACGACTACTGCGACTCTCAGCTCGTTTTTGCGATCGAGATCTTGGATATTCAATTTGGTCGCTCTAGATCTTCATGTGCTTACGAACAAAGGTCAGCATGCTGCCGTATCGGAACTTCTGAATATCTTGTATGGCAATGAATCTCCCTCGGAAGATCCTGATGTATGGGAGGATGAGATGTCGCGTCCGTTCCGCGAGGTAGGGCAATCACATCTGAGGATCATTGGGCTCGTTCAGTCTCACACATTCGACTGGTCCGACACATTGGAGGTCCGCAGTGTTCAACTCCAATTCTTGGATAAACTGAACCTATTATCTTGCGTACGCAAAGACTCGTCTGGTTGTGAGATAATCGACCGATCAGAACTTTTGTCGTTACTCTCCGCCGCCAGACGAACATTATTCTCCCGAAATACGATCGTCACACCTGTTCAGGCCGAACAGCTCAATTTGGAGACCAATTACATTCTCGAGAGTTGCGCAGTGGAAAATCATCGGCGCCAAATCTTATATGCCACCAGCACTGGCTTCGAGGCATGGCGAAGATTATTAGACACAACCTTAAGCAAGTGCTTCCATCGTCTACCCCACGATCATCGCGAAAACATGCTTTTCGACATTCTTCATGTTCTCCCCCCCATCATCAACTCGGGTAATGTGGATGACTCAACCACAGTATTACTGTCTGGAGTCATTCTATCTTCGATCACGAAGTTGCGAGAGGATAGGCGACATCAAGTCATTCTCCAATCTGCTGGCGGCGATCCCGATTCTGGCGTTCTACCAGCAGAGCGACTGTATGCCATCCTTCGGAGCTTCTTAGCTTGCATTGTCAACAGCAGCGGCACAGAATTTGTTCGGGGGAATTTATATGCTGCCCTAATTAACTACATCCATCTCATTTCATCTTCTGACGACCTTTCACCTTCACATAGAACTATCGATGGGCTACATCTGTCACTCCTGAAGTCCAATAACCGTGCGGATGATTCTGCCGACTTCATGGCTGTTGTACCCTCTACCCGAAGCCAGTCGTCTCATCAGACCGTTCAAGCAAACAGTTTGTCTTTGATGAAGCCTTCTTTAGAGCGGTTGGTGACCATAATATCCCGAGATGCCATTGATGGTACCGAAGTTTGGAGAACGGTCGCGTTTTTGCTTTTGGATTCCCTGGTTCAACTTTCAGCGTTCGACAAGCATCATCCCATTACAAATTTTGTCGTCCGCCACGGCATTCTCTCAAATTTCGTTCAAGGGTTGAACGATTCTGATTTGCTCCTGCAATCTATTTTAAAACCAGACCCCG ATGATTTGAACCCTCTTTATGTTTATGAGGCAAAGATGTCGTTCTTCATACGACTTGCGCAAACCCGGGCCGGTGCAGAGCGACTACTCGAGGCTCACCTGATTCCTGTGTTGGCACAATGTGATTATTTAGACGCTCGACCTGAAGCTGACTCGTCTTTCGTTG ATCACGATACTTTCCTTCCCTCCGCCATTCAGCGATATCACCAATTGTTCATGCCCAGTCTTCAGCTTGTGAACGCGATGTTAGCGACTCTGAGCGCGAAACACGCGACAGCTTCCAGCCAG ATCCTCGACTTCCTATCTCGTCACAGTTCTACAATAGTAATCCTGCTCAAAAATGAGACTGATGATGCTTCGTTGGCCTTGTTGGAGGAGATACATTTACTAGTCTCTCTTGGTGCCCAGGTCCTTCCATTGGTGCCACGTACAGAGCTG TTGTCGACTCACTCTGGATTTGGCGCAATAAATAGTGCGATATTGTCCCTTTCTACAAGGTGCCTAGCGAACGGGCCTTGGATAGAGAATATCAAACCACAAACAGACGCGGAAATTACAGACGCTAACACGCCTGCGTCAG GGTTTGGGCCTGAAAGTAAGTTTGATGCCAATGTGCGGAGAACTGGGAAGATATTACAGAAAGCACTCGTTGCTTACGCTGGAGCTATAAGTGATTTCACCG AACCCGAAATAAACCCAGTGCTATCTCCGATTCATACATTATCGCGCCATGAGGAGAGGGGGCATTTCCTCG CAACCATACCTACTCTTGGAGATGCTCTTGAAGCGCTTGCTACGCTCTGCAACGATCTTGCCGGGACTTTACGACAAATATCTGACATCTCAGCGGAGCTTAGTTCCAAAGCACTTGTCGCCGTTGACAACATCCATGAG ATGGTCCATGATGTGGACTTCGATTTCATCCAAGATTTGGAAATTGAACAAAAGAGATCGTTGGTCTGTCGGGAACTGCAACGTATAAGGCACCTCGCGACAAACGATGCCAGGCTTACTATTA GCACTGTTGAAATGGTCCTTCTTCTGTTGTGGAGACATATAGGCTATTACGGCGAAAACGAAAACCAGACGCCCAAAAATCCGGGTTCAAGCACGCTAGGAGGATCTGCCATGAGATTCCTAGCGGCCCCCGAACCTGAAAACTTGCGTTTGGAAGTCGGCAGAAAGCTACAACCGTCTTTACAACGCCTTCAATCACTTGTG GACGATGAATCACTCGGAGAGGAATGGCAAGCCAACCAGGCCTACGTCGAGATAATGTGTCGGCGGATACGAGACAGTGTGGGGCTCCACGATGCTGAGTTAATGCCTTCTGATGATAACCCGTGA